In one Candidatus Acidiferrales bacterium genomic region, the following are encoded:
- the rimP gene encoding ribosome maturation factor RimP, translated as MNLEAIRAVAERVCGSEELELVEVEWKTGQQRFLRIYIDKAGGVTHQDCERVSEQVAAILDVDELIPSSYILEVSSPGLDRKLLKQADYERFQGKLANLTVRSPIGNQRHFRGRIVGFANDTVSLDTDHGRVELPFAEITKAHLVVEL; from the coding sequence ATGAACTTGGAAGCGATTCGCGCGGTTGCGGAACGGGTTTGCGGGTCAGAAGAGCTGGAGCTGGTGGAAGTGGAATGGAAGACCGGCCAGCAGCGTTTTTTGCGCATTTATATTGACAAGGCAGGCGGAGTCACGCACCAGGATTGCGAGCGAGTGAGCGAGCAAGTGGCAGCGATATTGGACGTGGACGAACTGATCCCGTCGAGCTACATCCTGGAGGTATCCTCCCCCGGATTGGATCGGAAGCTGCTCAAACAGGCAGACTACGAGCGGTTTCAGGGCAAGTTGGCGAACCTCACGGTCCGCTCGCCAATCGGCAACCAGCGCCATTTCCGAGGCCGGATCGTCGGCTTTGCCAACGACACGGTGAGTCTCGATACCGACCACGGCCGCGTGGAATTGCCCTTCGCCGAAATCACCAAAGCGCATCTGGTGGTGGAGTTGTAG